The Calditrichota bacterium DNA window ACGCCCTCAATTTTGAAACATCTGTGCTCATTCCGGATACGAAATCTTTTGAGAAAACCCTTCGGGCCGAGGGCTATTTCGATCACTTCCATTCCTACGATCAGATTGTGCAGGAGATGAAAGACATCGAATTAAATCATCCGGGAATTGCCAAGCTCTACGATATTGGCGACAGCTGGGAGAAAACCGCAGGCATTGCCGACCGGGACATTTGGGCACTGAAAATCTCCGACAATGTGGAAACAGAAGAGATTCGCGAACCGGAAGTTTTGTACATGGCCCTGCACCACGCGAGGGAAATCATTACCCCGGAAATTCTTCTGTACTGGATGCATTATCTGGTTAATAATTACGGAACGGATTCCACAATTACCTCCATTGTAAACCATCGGCAAATCTGGATTATTCCGCTGGTGAATCCCGACGGATTTGAATACGTGCGAAACAAGGACATGTGGTGGCGCAAGAACAGGCGCCGGAATTCCGATGGAAGCTACGGGGTTGATCTCAATCGAAACTACAGTTTTAAGTGGGGACTGGACAATATTGGCTCCAGCGGGCGGCCTTCCAGTAATGTGTATCGGGGGATTGCCCCTTTTTCAGAGCCGGAGACCCAGGCCATCCGCGATCTGGTTGAGGCCCATCATTTTGTGATCAGTCTCTCGTTTCACAGTTACGGGCGCATGTTTTTGTACCCCTGGGGGTACATTGCCGAAGACACACCGGACAATTCCATCTTTAAGGCCATTGCCGACAGCGTGACGGCCTACAACGGATACGACGCCGGAAACGTCAAATCGGGCACTATTTATCTGGTCAATGGCGAATGCGATGATTGGCTTTACGGGGAACAGCAGGCCAAATTTAAGCTGTTTGGATTTACTCCGGAAGTGGGCACCTCCTTCCATCCGGATACCACCCAGATTATGCCTCAGATTTTAGCCAATTTGAAACCCATCATTTACGTGGCCAGAGCAGCGGAGCGCTACAGTTTACGTCCTGAATTTTCCCACACACCCCTCAGTGACCGGGAAGATACATCGCAGCCCGTTCCGGTTTCCGTCCAGGTTACGGCTTCCCCTTTTGGGCTGGATACGAGTACGGTTTTTCTTCATTACAGGGAAAGTGAACAGGATACCTTTCACACAGAGCGCTTGGAAGTGATTCCCGGGAGTTCGATTTTTGTGGCAACCATTCCCGCACCCAATCGTTCGGTCAGGGTTCAATATTATTTTTCTGCGGCGGATACGATTCCGCGAACCGGATATCTTCCAAAAAATGCACCGGACAGTCTTTTTTCATTTTCGATAGGTGAAGACCGCATTCCGCCCCAAATTTTTCACCATCCGATGGAGGATCAATCCATATTACAGGACTCCATTAAATTTACGGCTCGCGTAACGGATAATATCGGTGTGGACTCCGTGTGGGTCATTTACCGGATTAACGGCGGCCGTCTGCATCGCCAGCTGATGACGGCTGTGGATTCGGTGGGAGATTTTGGTATGACACTGCCAATAGATTCTCTGAAAGTAAATGATGTGGTGGAATATCAGATTTTGGCTCTGGATCGGTCATCGGCACGCAATTTTACCCGTCTACCGGAGACCGGCTATTATTCGTTTAAAATGATTAGTTCGTACTATTTCAGTTTTGAATCGGCACCTGTTTTTACCACCAACGCCTCCAGTGATTGGCAATGGGGTGTTCCTACGAGCGGTCCGGGAGTGGCCTTTTCGGGTAAGAATTTGTGGGCTACCAACTTGTCCGGAAACTACAAGAACAGCTCCGATTCCAAACTGGATTCACCGGTTATTAATTTGACCAACGCTTCAACGGCCCGCCTGACCTTTTGGCATTGGTATAAAATGGAATACAGTCAAAGCACATTTTGGGATGGGGGAAACATAGAAATATCCGTGGATGACAGCAATTTTGTTCTCGTAACCCCTCTGGGTGGATACGACGGCGTGATTGATAATTCGGCCAATGTTCTGGACAAACAGCCGGTATTTGGCGGGCCGGAAACAAACGGAAATCACTGGCAACAGGAGACGGTGGATTTAACGCCCTATCTGGGCCACAAAATCAGGGTTCGATTTCATTTCGGCAGTGATGCCTATGTTTCGGATGCAGGCTGGTACATTGATGATGTGAGAATTCAACTAACCCCGACAGCGGTTGCTTTGGCCGATGGGGCTGTTGCTCCTTTGCGGTTTGAACTTGGACAGAATTACCCCAACCCATTTGGCGGGGCGGCGGATGCCCGGGGGGGAAATTGGGGCGGAACGACCATTCACTATCAATTGGCCAAAACGAGCGGGGCTACCCTCACTATTTTTAATGTGTTGGGCCAGGTTGTCCGGCGGTTCCGATTTGAGCGGCAGACGGCTGGTGCCCACCAGGTTGTCTGGGATGGGAGAAATGCCCGGGGACGGTTGGTAGGTGCCGGCGTCTATTTTTATGCCTTGCAAGCCGGTAAATTCCACGCCGTGAAGAAAATGATTGTCTTGCAGTGAAAACAACACACCCCTAAATTCTCCTCGTAATAGAGGGGACTTTAATGGGGTGGTTTTTGGGGAGAGTGGAGCAAAAAAGGGTGAATTGTGGTACGGGTGAGATTTTGGTGTTTTGCAATAAATGAGAACGGGGTGGATAACAGAAATCCCCAAAATTAATTTAGTGATTAAAAGGACAATCCTATGAAAATAAAACCTATGCTTACAATTGGTTTGCTGTTTTTTTTGCAGATAAGCATTGCCTGGGCGGAGGTGACCTGGTCACCGGTAACACCGGCCAAATTCGATTCCATTAAAATTACGGTGACAGGCTGCACCGTTGGGGCAAAATTGCACTGGGGTGTCAACGGCTGGAAGCAGCCTATTTCTGCCTATTGGCCGCCCAACAGCACGCCTTGGTCCGATGGGGCGGCGATTGAATCGCCCATGGCCGGTCCCGTAGATGGAAAATGTACGATCACGATTGGCCCCTTCGCCAATTCCGCCCAACCCGTTCAGGAAATTAATTTTGTGATTCATTTTAATGATAATTCCTGGGACAACAACAACAGCCAGGATTACAAAATAACCCTCATGTCGGGGGATATTGTCTGGAGCCCTTCAGCCCCCGGTCCGAATGACACGGTGACCATTCATATCGGAAACGCCTCCAAGGCCGGGAATCTCCACTGGGGCGTCAATGCCGAAGATCATCACTGGACACAGCCGATTTCGGCGTACTGGCCTTCGGGCACATTCCCCTGGTCGGATGGAACCTCCGTGGAAACCCCGCTTCAGGGGCCGGATGCAAATCAGGTAAGCTCCATCCGGTTGGGACCCTTTAATCGGGGAGACCAACTGGTGCAGTCGGTTGATTTTGTTATTCATTGGGCCGATGACACCTGGGACAATAATGACGGAAATGATTATCACATCCACTTCTCATTTGAACCCCAATCGGGTGATCCGGCTATTCAATGGACGTCGCTTCAGGAAAATGCCGTCCTCTCCGAAACCGTGGATTTGTCCGTTACGGCCACCAATGCCGACACCGTGGAATTCTGGTACAACGGACATCTCATTGCGAAAACAACCGCTCCTTTTTTATATTCCTGGAACACATCGAATGTGGAATTTGGAAAACTGACCCTTTATGCCCGTGGAATCAACGCTTCGGGGCGCGTGGGTTTCGCGGTGCTGCACGTTTGGAAACTTCCTCAGATTGTACATGCCAGCGCGCCTCAGGGGACACAGCCGGGAATTAATTACAATGCAGACGGGACCGTTACGCTGGCTCTTTTTGCACCCTACAAGAATTTTGTAATGATTCAGGGAGATTTTAACGATTGGAACGGGTCTCAAACGGTTATGAATCTTCAGGATGGTGGCCTGTGGTGGAAAACCCTTTCTCTCGCCGTCGGTACGTACGAGTACCAGTACGTGGTGGACGGCACCATTGTGATTGCCGATCCGTTTTCCTGGGATGTGGACTGGACCGTGAATGGAAAAGAGGATTGGCATCCGGAAAATGCCAAAACGGTGCTTCAGGTTCCGCGTCCCCAATTTAATTGGAGCGACAGCCAGTATTCGCCGCCGGCAAAAACCGATTTCGTCATTTACGAGGTTCACATCGGTGATTTCAGTCCGTCAGGTACGCTGCAGGGATTGATTGACAAACTGGACTATATTCAGGATTTGGGAATGACGGCGATCGAACTGATGCCCAACTACGAATTTCCCGGCGGACACAGTTGGGGGTACAACCCGGCCTTTTATATGGCCCCGGAATCCTCTTACGGCACACCGGACGATTTCAAACAGCTGGTTAACGAAGCGCATAAACGGGGAATAGCCGTTCTTATGGATATGGTGTACAACCACAGTGATGCTACCTGTCCCCTGAATGTGCTGTACAAAAATGATTATGCCCACAGTCCCTATTATCATTCGGTTTCAAACATGTGGGGGTTCCCGGATTTTGATCATTACAAACCCGCTACGCAGCAGTTTGTAGACCGCGTGAATAAATTCTGGATGGATGAGTACCACGTAGACGGATTCCGATTCGATTACACCCGCGGGTATGATCAGAATTCAGAAACCGGGAATTTGAATTTGTTGAATCGAATGGCCACCGTGGCTCACATCAACAAACCGAGTGCCTACTTGATTGCGGAACATTTGCCGCAGGATCCGGCCGTTGCCACGCAAACGCAGATGGATGCCGAGTGGCATGACACCTTTCACGATCAAATGAAAGCCAATCTTCGGGAGGGACCGTTTGAAGGGAGTTCCTACGCCAATTTGGCCATGACCGCGCGGGCAGTTGACTACGCATTGGACGGATTTACGGCCTCCTCTCAGGTGATTAATTATCTGGAAAGCCACGACGAACAGCGCATCATCTGGGAAGTGCAAACCAATTCGTCTATCGACTACGATCTGGCTTT harbors:
- a CDS encoding T9SS type A sorting domain-containing protein translates to MRKWQFLVIFLVLFLVSGLRAEEKKVVRIHLENQSEEAIKNLYRLDPDMLTETPQGETIDALVTSEQLKKIHALNFETSVLIPDTKSFEKTLRAEGYFDHFHSYDQIVQEMKDIELNHPGIAKLYDIGDSWEKTAGIADRDIWALKISDNVETEEIREPEVLYMALHHAREIITPEILLYWMHYLVNNYGTDSTITSIVNHRQIWIIPLVNPDGFEYVRNKDMWWRKNRRRNSDGSYGVDLNRNYSFKWGLDNIGSSGRPSSNVYRGIAPFSEPETQAIRDLVEAHHFVISLSFHSYGRMFLYPWGYIAEDTPDNSIFKAIADSVTAYNGYDAGNVKSGTIYLVNGECDDWLYGEQQAKFKLFGFTPEVGTSFHPDTTQIMPQILANLKPIIYVARAAERYSLRPEFSHTPLSDREDTSQPVPVSVQVTASPFGLDTSTVFLHYRESEQDTFHTERLEVIPGSSIFVATIPAPNRSVRVQYYFSAADTIPRTGYLPKNAPDSLFSFSIGEDRIPPQIFHHPMEDQSILQDSIKFTARVTDNIGVDSVWVIYRINGGRLHRQLMTAVDSVGDFGMTLPIDSLKVNDVVEYQILALDRSSARNFTRLPETGYYSFKMISSYYFSFESAPVFTTNASSDWQWGVPTSGPGVAFSGKNLWATNLSGNYKNSSDSKLDSPVINLTNASTARLTFWHWYKMEYSQSTFWDGGNIEISVDDSNFVLVTPLGGYDGVIDNSANVLDKQPVFGGPETNGNHWQQETVDLTPYLGHKIRVRFHFGSDAYVSDAGWYIDDVRIQLTPTAVALADGAVAPLRFELGQNYPNPFGGAADARGGNWGGTTIHYQLAKTSGATLTIFNVLGQVVRRFRFERQTAGAHQVVWDGRNARGRLVGAGVYFYALQAGKFHAVKKMIVLQ
- a CDS encoding DUF3459 domain-containing protein; amino-acid sequence: MKIKPMLTIGLLFFLQISIAWAEVTWSPVTPAKFDSIKITVTGCTVGAKLHWGVNGWKQPISAYWPPNSTPWSDGAAIESPMAGPVDGKCTITIGPFANSAQPVQEINFVIHFNDNSWDNNNSQDYKITLMSGDIVWSPSAPGPNDTVTIHIGNASKAGNLHWGVNAEDHHWTQPISAYWPSGTFPWSDGTSVETPLQGPDANQVSSIRLGPFNRGDQLVQSVDFVIHWADDTWDNNDGNDYHIHFSFEPQSGDPAIQWTSLQENAVLSETVDLSVTATNADTVEFWYNGHLIAKTTAPFLYSWNTSNVEFGKLTLYARGINASGRVGFAVLHVWKLPQIVHASAPQGTQPGINYNADGTVTLALFAPYKNFVMIQGDFNDWNGSQTVMNLQDGGLWWKTLSLAVGTYEYQYVVDGTIVIADPFSWDVDWTVNGKEDWHPENAKTVLQVPRPQFNWSDSQYSPPAKTDFVIYEVHIGDFSPSGTLQGLIDKLDYIQDLGMTAIELMPNYEFPGGHSWGYNPAFYMAPESSYGTPDDFKQLVNEAHKRGIAVLMDMVYNHSDATCPLNVLYKNDYAHSPYYHSVSNMWGFPDFDHYKPATQQFVDRVNKFWMDEYHVDGFRFDYTRGYDQNSETGNLNLLNRMATVAHINKPSAYLIAEHLPQDPAVATQTQMDAEWHDTFHDQMKANLREGPFEGSSYANLAMTARAVDYALDGFTASSQVINYLESHDEQRIIWEVQTNSSIDYDLALQKSKLGAVVLFTAAGNPMMYMGEEFGMDTKKTLDWNKLKWEYLNQPKTKKLYKFYKRVIHFRDEHEALQDGSIRILKKFISQKTLVYERKWNNQEIVVAANFSRNNQTLDIPLSGSDHWYEFLTDSDLGTADTLKGFVLPGSSARIFTNFRDWPTGVRAAGENPNLPKTSQLLQNYPNPFNGFTRFSFSVGTAESAGNHGSVQAILKIYNLLGREVAVLFQENVGPGTYQAVWEGRDQFGQAVPSGIYIARLIIRGVSSKQVFTKKLMVLK